A region of Theileria annulata chromosome 2, complete sequence, *** SEQUENCING IN PROGRESS *** DNA encodes the following proteins:
- a CDS encoding 1-hydroxy-2-methyl-2-(e)-butenyl 4-diphosphate synthase, putative (chr2.cand.370 - signal peptide, apicoplast targetting sequence, 1-hydroxy-2-methyl-2-(e)-butenyl 4-diphosphate synthase;~Apicoplast targetting peptide predicted by the PlasmoAP tool;~Signal peptide predicted for TA14455 by SignalP 2.0 HMM (Signal peptide probability 0.944, signal anchor probability 0.000) with cleavage site probability 0.702 between residues 16 and 17) → MYILLVLLLVNSDLEGVRIDSKKIKLKDRLNGQFGRNVTFIANFDSKKRNSKLFDKTGEDGDKTYCENVYKRERFPTRCVKIGKVTIGGNNPIAIQTMTSCDTNDVQQTVDQILKVQEYGSDMVRITVQSPREAKSSELIKEKLSSLNCDIPLIADTHFNAKVAMLCADIFDKVRVNPGNYVIGRKNWDMKVYNTEEEFKKSGEYIEEAFTPLVLKCKELKKAIRIGTNHGSLSSRVMSYYGDTPLGMVMSAIEFAEICRKNDFHNFVFSLKSSNIFVMIHAYRLLVNVMKKRGWDYPIHLGVTEAGSVDDGRIKSCLGIGSLLIDGIGDTIRMSLTEDPWFELIPCRKLLESVQKLYPGTKIINTDNIHENNKDQDKIIPSTTFNYDDWRDFRSIERREVNYGKSVLTYEDNNKNNLLNPNGSVGTVLNSHHLNNRVRIYPQLVELYKSLGLEIVKGLPSRSLKSVDFVLLEDVPFFHEYNKQRVIKELIEGGVNVVLPLRKLKYNPIKFAIGLVTVDEYNVLTRSTPKRFHNDSRINSHRDSRLIGIDLNEGDPGQSLLDDQDLLDELNKLEKLVVKITGNETDDQLLDLFNTHQRIEKLNVNNKDRKNQIGFIILDIDPKLNYMYTVRRIFGLLNKTKSDLPVIHQLNFPSLENQQDMLVDSCCLLGCNLIDKMGEGIIIKSKLPIDITNKLSLDILQNSRMRNIKTDFISCPSCGRTLFNIQETTEEVRRRVGHLPGVTIAIMGCIVNGIGEMADADFGYVGGSPGKVDLYVKKQLIERNIPKEQACDKLIELIKKHDKWVEPE, encoded by the exons ATGTATATTCTCCTCGTTCTTCTTCTAGTAAACAGTGACTTGGAAGGAGTTAGGATAGAttctaaaaaaatcaaaCTAAAAGAT agATTAAATGGACAATTCGGAAGGAATGTTACATTTATCGCAAATTTTGATTCAAAAAAGAGAAACTCCAAGTTATTTGATAAAACAGGAG AAGATGGAGATAAAACGTACTGCGAAAATGTTTACAAGAGAGAAAGGTTCCCAACCAGATGTGTAAAAATAGGAAAGGTCACAATCGGAGGAAATAACCCAATCGCAATCCAAACAATGACGTCATGTGATACCAACGATGTCCAACAAACAGTTGATCAA atacTGAAGGTCCAAGAGTATGGCTCAGATATGGTTAGAATAACAGTTCAATCACCGAGAGAAGCAAAATCATCGGAATTGATTAAGGAGAAACTTAGTTCCCTGAACTGTGATATACCGCTAATAGCAGATACGCATTTTAACGCAAAA GTAGCTATGTTATGCGCAGATATATTCGACAAAGTCAGAGTGAACCCAGGAAACTACGTGATTGGAAGGAAGAATTGGGACATGAAGGTGTATAACACAGAAGAGGAATTTAAAAAGAGCGGAGAATACATAGAAGAGGCATTCACACCCTTGGTGTTAAAGTGcaaagaattaaaaaaggCAATAAGAATAGGGACTAACCATGG ATCACTGAGTAGCAGAGTGATGAGCTATTACGGAGACACTCCGCTGGGAATGGTGATGTCAGCAATTGAGTTTGCAGAGATTTGCAGAAAGAACGACTTCCATAACTTCGTCTTTTCACTAAAATCGTCTAACATATTTGTCATGATCCATGCATACAGACTCCTTGTTAACGTCATGAAGAAAAGAGGCTGGGATTATCCAATACACCTAGGGGTAACAGAGGCAGGATCAG TTGATGACGGAAGAATAAAGAGTTGTTTGGGAATTGGCTCGTTACTGATTGACGGAATCGGAGATACAATAAGAATGTCACTGACTGAAGACCCCTGGTTTGAACTTATTCCATGCAGGAAACTCCTAGAATCAGTTCAGAAACTTTATCCAGgaactaaaattattaacactGATAATATtcatgaaaataataaagatcAAGACAAAATTATTCCCAGCACAACTTTTAATTATGATGACTGGAGAGACTTTAGAAGCATTGAGAGGAGGGAAGTAAATTACGGTAAAAGTGTACTTACTTACgaagataataataaaaacaacCTACTTAACCCCAACGGATCTGTGGGAACGGTTCTAAATTCACATCACTTGAATAATAGAGTGAGGATTTATCCACAACTA GTTGAGTTATACAAGTCTCTTGGTCTGGAAATAGTTAAGGGGTTACCGTCGAGGTCATTAAAGAGCGTGGACTTTGTTCTCCTGGAGGATGTACCTTTCTTCCACGAGTACAACAAGCAGAGAGTAATAAAGGAGCTGATAGAGGGAGGAGTCAATGTGGTATTACCACTTAGGAAGCTGAAGTATAATCCAATAAAGTTCGCAATAGGATTAGTGACTGTTGATGAGTATAATGTGCTCACAAGGTCCACTCCAAAAAGATTCCACAATGATAGCAGGATTAATAGTCATCGAGATAGTAGATTGATAGGAATAGATTTGAACGAAGGAGATCCAGGACAGTCACTGCTGGATGACCAGGATCTATTGGATGAGCTGAACAAATTGGAAAAGTTAGTGGTTAAAATTACAGGAAATGAAACTGATGACCAACTATTAGACCTTTTCAATACACATCAA AGAATTGAAAAGCTTAACGTAAACAATAAGGATAGAAAGAACCAAATCGGGTTCATAATACTGGATATTGATCCGAAACTTAATTACATGTACACTGTTAGGAGAATATTTGGCTTGTTGAACAAGACTAAATCTGATTTACCAGTTATTCATCAATTAAACTTCCCAAGTCTCGAAAACCAACAA GATATGTTGGTCGATAGCTGTTGCCTATTAGGATGTAATTTGATAGATAAGATGGGTGAAGGgataattatcaaatcaAAATTACCCATAGATATTACCAATAAACTGTCATTAGACATTCTTCAG AACAGTAGAATGAGGAACATTAAAACTGATTTTATTTCATGCCCTTCCTGCGGAAGAACATTGTTTAATATTCAA GAGACAACTGAAGAAGTGAGAAGGAGAGTAGGTCACCTTCCAGGAGTTACAATAGCTATCATGGGCTGCATAGTTAACGGAATTGGTGAAATGGCCGATGCTGATTTCGGTTATGTAGGCGGTTCACCCGGAAAG GTGGATTTGTACGTGAAAAAACAACTAATTGAGAGGAATATACCAAAGGAACAGGCCTGTGATAAGTTAATAGAACTCATTAAAAAACACGACAAATGGGTCGAGCctgaataa
- a CDS encoding uncharacterized protein (chr2.C.cand.155 - WD40 protein), producing MVESKSHDSDDVESDPEDQSNPELNDNDDELEVDDDFEIEEDDTEGLEDENEHKVEEISPNSQNMVWRNDERPLNSDEELELSPGCYDMLHRISLDWSCLSFDILKDDLGACRVNYPFECYVVSGTQPGTSKGMDSLIHVMRWSNLTKNFGEIDSDDEEDEDDCVFRISSIKHKGIVNRIKACPQNSRLVCSMSDTGNVYIWDIQNQLNNINTDNWKAESPHKKKPLFTCSLHESEGYAVSWSPLVTGRLATGSCDGSLVLWEPIEGTWNNTKTLQLDTSIEDLNWSYTDSNVLLSGSCDGLLRLVDVRNGQVVTKVSVSETDLNSISLNSIDNNLVLTGSEDGSVKIFDLRYPETYLSNLKWHKKPITCVDWHPLDSSVCSVSCRDDSISIWDVSIEAESASDSDIPQQLLFLHMGQTEITEVMFHRNIPGVIISTALDGFNIFKTINVD from the exons ATGGTAGAATCTAAATCACATGATTCGGACGATGTTGAATCTGATCCTGAAGATCAAAGTAACCCtgaattaaatgataacGATGATGAACTAGAAGTTGATGATGATTTTGAAATAGAAGAAGATGATACTGAGGGTCTGGAAGATGAAAATGAACACAAAGTCGAGGAAATTAGTCCGAATTCACAAAATATGGTCTGGAGAAATGACGAAAGGCCATTAAATAGCG ATGAGGAGTTGGAACTTTCTCCTGGGTGCTATGATATGTTACATAGGATTTCACTGGACTGGTCATGTCTTTCgtttgatattttaaaggaTGACCTTGGTGCCTGTAGAGTCAATTATCCCTTTGAATGTTACGTAGTATCTGGAACTCAGCCCGGCACTTCCAAGGGTATGGATTCTCTGATTCATGTCATGAGGTGGTCAAATTTGACAAAAAATTTCGGTGAAATTGATAGCGATGATGaggaagatgaagatgattGTGTTTTTAGAATTTCTAGCATAAAACATAAAGGGATTGTTAATCGCATCAAAGCGTGCCCTCAAAACAGCAGGCTGGTATGCTCAATGTCAGATACAGGGAATGTATACATTTGGGACATACAAAATCAGCTCAACAACATCAACACAg ACAACTGGAAGGCGGAATCTCCTCATAAAAAGAAACCTTTGTTTACTTGTTCATTACATGAGTCTGAAGGATACGCAGTATCTTGGAGCCCGTTGGTTACTGGTAGGCTCGCTACTGGGTCCTGTGATGGGTCTCTTGTTCTCTGGGAACCTATTGAAGGGACTTGGAATAACACAAAAACACTTCAACTCGACACGTCAATTGAGGATTTGAATTGGAGTTATACGGACTCAAATGTACTTTTGTCTGGTTCTTGTGATGGACTTTTAAG gCTCGTGGATGTTAGAAATGGACAAGTGGTTACAAAAGTTAGCGTGTCAGAAACCGACCTTAACTCTATATCTTTAAACTCCatagataataatttggttCTGACTGGATCCGAGGACGGGTCAGTAAAGATATTCGACCTTAGATATCCTGAAACCTACCTTTCGAACCTAAAGTGGCACAAAAAGCCAATCACTTGTGTGGATTGGCATCCACTTGACTCATCAGTCTGTTCAGTGAGTTGTAGGGATGACTCAATTTCCATTTGGGACGTCTCAATTGAGGCTGAAAGTGCTAGTGATTCAGACATTCCTCAACAGCTTCTTTTCCTACACATGGGCCAGACCGAGATCACCGAAGTGATGTTCCATAGAAACATTCCTGGAGTCATAATCTCAACTGCCCTGGACGgatttaacatttttaagACCATCAATGTTGATTAG
- a CDS encoding 1-acylglycerol-3-phosphate O-acyltransferase, putative (chr2.C.cand.156 - signal peptide, PF01553 Acyltransferase;~1 probable transmembrane helix predicted for TA14465 by TMHMM2.0 at aa 13-35;~Signal anchor predicted for TA14465 by SignalP 2.0 HMM (Signal peptide probability 0.002, signal anchor probability 0.998) with cleavage site probability 0.001 between residues 29 and 30), with product MNKLKSYLLTLESLLFLVLLALFVILTFLFQVFVFIFTFPYYFYDNYYIHKLGNRVLITLVHFASFYINIHWKCEPLTDLPSRDPKNRVILMINHMNLADAIVTTTLSKRFYSTYLYKDALHRIYPKPMLHLIGQVPIYFHYDKDKKTKSIKKDCVLGVMERCKTLMDNGFDLFVFPEGTRSRTGKLQEFKDGFFRFSVDNGYDIIPCAVHNTKDAVYKPLCATSRTLYIMAGSPVSPKGKTVEELKFEVRKKVYNLIKMSPTFDPSTEIVEELE from the exons atgaataaattaaagtcTTATTTGCTCACTTTAGAGAGCttgttatttttagttttacTCGCTCTTTTTGTTATATTGACCTTTCTCTTTCAAGTTTTCGTCTTCATTTTCACATTTCCATACTATTTCtatgataattattatatacacaaGTTAGGGAACAGAGTTCTCATAACCTTAGTACattttg CTTCcttttatataaatatacactGGAAATGTGAACCTTTGACAGATTTGCCTTCTAGAGATCCAAAAAATAGAGTGATTCTGATGATCAATCACATGAACCTCGCAG ACGCCATTGTGACAACAACACTCTCAAAGCGATTTTATTCtacatatttatataaagaTGCACTTCACAGAATATATCCGAAGCCTATGCTTCATCTAATCGGACAAGTCCCTATTTACTTTCACTATGACAAGGATAAAAAGACTAAATCTATCAAGAAGGACTGTGTGTTGGGTGTTATGGAg AGGTGTAAAACTTTAATGGATAACGGCTTTgatttatttgtatttcCTGAAGGAACAAGATCGAGGACTGGTAAACTCCAGGAGTTCAAGGACGGGTTTTTCAGATTCTCTGTTGATAATGGTTACGATATCATTCCATGCG CTGTTCATAACACTAAAGATGCCGTTTATAAACCTTTGTGTGCTACTAGCCGTACATTGTATATAATGGCAGGATCTCCAGTCTCCCCAAAA GGTAAGACTGTAGAAGAGCTAAAGTTCGAGGTAAGAAAGAAGGTCTACAATCTTATTAAAATGTCGCCAACTTTTGACCCCTCGACAGAAATCGTAGAAGAACTGGAATAA
- a CDS encoding vacuolar-protein sorting-associated protein, putative (chr2.cand.371 - score = 36.55 vacuolar sorting domain) has protein sequence MVQEFELSDSPTLQENVKLSPEKTVSPMNYTSEEDTERSWNFSARDESSSFGYHKELNNTVRMDTTLDTSHSLSYTDSCETYNSSTESLDSSTYIRPETPYNKFLERLKDPSCHDIVTAIKGLVVMLPGNMVRSEVATISHNFIDIYAPKLLSLEIFSKLTDEEKTETVECFEKFTMQKLYPQCYRMDPMDAIEDERLQIQMLCLNWIEPHHLEITTMGDVNILKEAQNHLRNLYKYRSPRDKLIIILNFCRLVVYSIQKVTYPFRLLDVSCDEAFPLLILTIILTNPVELQSCIEFIQYFRHPSRHISEEAYAFTLLVSAVEFIREIGTSSHLKINTQDFQNKYNQNKLKYESRLQRLNSLVKTNSTETASNNIRNSVNNSVNNNTNSANLFDQLKKFNLSTLFKMPLFKQDRKDVYDIIETLEYLESYLLDLPLTYQFKEDSLDPPDLVSDWRALVAMKKHITETIAIVKTQAKKLL, from the exons atgGTTCAGGAGTTTGAACTTTCAGACTCACCAACACTCCAAG AGAATGTTAAGTTGTCGCCTGAGAAAACCGTTTCACCAATGAATTACACTTCAGAGGAGGATACAGAACGCTCCTGGAATTTCTCTGCACGCGATGAATCGTCTTCCTTCGGCTACCACAAGGAACTAAACAATACTGTTAGAATGGATACCACTCTGGATACTTCACACTCACTAAGTTATACGGACTCTTGTGAAACTTACAACTCGTCCACAGAATCTCTAGACTCAA GCACTTACATCAGACCTGAAACACCATACAACAAGTTTCTTGAACGTCTTAAGGATCCCTCGTGCCATGATATTGTCACGGCTATTAAAGG ATTGGTGGTGATGTTGCCGGGAAATATGGTCCGCAGTGAGGTTGCTACAATATCCCACAACTTCATCGATATATATGCCCCAAAACTACTCTCA ttggaaatattttccaaattgACGGATGAGGAGAAAACCGAGACGGTTGAGTGTTTCGAAAAATTCACAATGCAAAAACTCTATCCACa GTGTTACCGAATGGACCCAATGGATGCAATAGAGGATGAAAGACTTCAAATACAAATGCTGTGCTTAAACTGGATAGAACCACACCACCTGGAGATCACAACCATGGGCGACGTCAACATTCTAAAGGAGGCCCAAAACCACTTAAGGAATTTATATAAGTACAGATCACCACGAGATAAACTGATCATCATCCTTAACTTCTGCCGTCTAGTAGTCTACTCAATACAAAAAGTGACGTATCCATTTAGATTATTA GACGTGAGTTGTGATGAGGCTTTTCCGCTCTTGATCCTGACAATCATATTGACGAACCCCGTGGAGCTGCAGTCTTGCATAGAATTCATCCAGTATTTCAGACACCCAAGTCGACACATATCAGAAGAAGCATATGCCTTTACACTTTTAGTTTCGGCTGTTGAGTTTATCAGGGAGATTGGAACGAGTTCGCACTTGAAGATTAATACGCAAGACTTCCAGAACAAATATAACCAGAATAAATTGAAGTATGAGTCAAGGCTACAAAGGCTGAATAGTTTAGTAAAAACTAACTCTACAGAAACCGcaagtaataatatacgAAACTCTGTAAACAACTCAGTAAACAATAACACTAACTCGGCAAACTTGTTTGACCAGCTGAAGAAGTTTAACCTGTCAACTCTGTTTAAAATGCCGCTGTTTAAGCAGGACAGGAAGGATGTGTACGACATCATTGAAACACTAGAGTATCTGGAAAGTTACCTGCTTGACCTGCCTCTGACTTACCAGTTCAAAGAGGATAGCCTGGACCCGCCTGACCTCGTCAGTGACTGGCGGGCCCTAGTTGCAATGAAAAAACACATCACTGAAACCATCGCTATTGTTAAAACACAAGCCAAAAAgcttttataa
- a CDS encoding uncharacterized protein (chr2.cand.373 - transmembrane protein;~membrane protein, putative;~11 probable transmembrane helices predicted for TA14485 by TMHMM2.0 at aa 5-23, 90-112, 119-141, 151-170, 183-205, 332-354, 367-389, 393-415, 420-442, 452-474 and 487-506), giving the protein MRARFLFKTIVYFLIATITGPFFDNWTTTEKFLFQSDAYVSKCVESDIVGPPTDTFRCEKQQIAISSLLSYARMFEFASSVTTGILVDYLGPRIVAIVGVFMCILSWIFLVIFPKSGTMLRISMILIGLTSNATLFPALTIERYSKSRKSQVMIFVGSSSSFTCLLIKLVELVARKTPMSPKMVGLLFIFVFLLPCLVGSFLFFPDNLNNDAKRYLQYEEGLERDTEECLKPVEEEVEGLHYNELARQVSVISLLHTKSYSRKIDKSRFKRPESTEIKSAQNESLEITKKISLDINPCSVIVTEESSKENLPTEETGETKPKWNFKGFLKALNSVEVIVCTLYFSLNVVSITYSQQSYTIIYSSNSFLLAFAEYVLPFSFIPCIIFIFITRCISPYTLIMGIGVIWALMQLCSMFYDYTAGIFIVIFFNICYSIYNTQVYIYIESVVNKDYYSSILGFLNTMGGVSLLVNMFIISPLTDKSVITNINIALLFLRILFLFIFTFIYFRRSLVRWEGTKHTTS; this is encoded by the coding sequence ATGAGAGCACGGTTTTTATTTAAGACAATTGTGTACTTTCTAATCGCAACAATAACAGGGCCGTTCTTCGATAACTGGACCACAACAGAGAAGTTCCTATTCCAAAGCGATGCATACGTCTCCAAATGTGTCGAAAGTGATATCGTGGGCCCACCGACGGATACTTTTAGATGTGAAAAACAGCAAATCGCAATCAGCTCACTACTATCATACGCAAGGATGTTTGAGTTTGCATCATCGGTAACAACAGGGATTTTGGTGGATTACCTGGGTCCCAGAATCGTAGCCATTGTAGGCGTTTTTATGTGCATACTGTCCTGGATCTTCCTTGTCATTTTCCCGAAGTCGGGAACAATGCTAAGGATCTCAATGATACTTATTGGGTTGACTTCAAACGCCACGCTGTTTCCAGCGCTGACGATAGAAAGATACTCAAAGAGCCGCAAATCGCAGGTGATGATTTTTGTAGGATCATCATCGTCTTTCACATGTTTACTAATTAAGCTGGTCGAACTAGTCGCGAGAAAAACGCCAATGTCACCTAAGATGGTCGGACTGCTGTTCATATTCGTGTTTTTGTTACCCTGTCTAGTGGGTTCGTTTCTGTTCTTCCCAgacaatttaaataatgacGCGAAAAGATATTTACAATATGAAGAAGGGTTGGAAAGGGATACAGAAGAATGTTTAAAACCAGTTGAGGAGGAAGTGGAGGGATTACATTACAATGAGCTGGCGAGACAAGTTTCAGTCATTTCGCTTTTACACACCAAATCATATAGTAGAAAAATAGATAAGTCAAGATTTAAAAGGCCAGAATCAACTGAAATTAAATCAGCACAGAACGAATCGTTAgaaataactaaaaaaattagtCTGGATATTAATCCTTGTAGTGTAATTGTAACTGAAGAGTCTTCAAAGGAGAACTTACCAACAGAGGAGACGGGGGAAACCAAGCCAAAGTGGAATTTTAAAGGGTTTTTAAAGGCACTAAACTCAGTGGAGGTCATAGTGTGCACACTGTATTTCTCACTCAACGTGGTTTCAATCACATACTCACAACAATCTTACACAATCATTTATAGCTCAAACTCCTTCTTGTTGGCGTTCGCAGAATATGTACTTCCATTCTCGTTTATCCCCTGcatcatcttcatttttataactAGGTGCATCTCACCATATACACTAATCATGGGAATTGGAGTTATCTGGGCCTTGATGCAACTATGTTCAATGTTCTACGATTACACAGCAGGAATCTTCATTGTCATCTTCTTCAACATATGCTACAGTATATACAATACACAAGTGTACATTTACATCGAATCTGTAGTTAATAAGGATTACTATTCAAGCATTCTGGGATTCCTTAACACAATGGGAGGGGTCAGCCTCTTAGTCAACATGTTCATCATCAGTCCGTTAACGGATAAGAGTGTGATCACGAACATCAACATCGCTCTTCTGTTTcttagaatattatttctattCATCTTCACCTTCATATATTTCAGGAGATCCCTAGTGAGATGGGAGGGTACCAAGCATACAACGTCATAA
- a CDS encoding uncharacterized protein (WD40 repeat protein) translates to MDLSKFSVSVKKGKSHRFQYEINIAYNCWNWSRYRTFAEFEELQRDLDKNFCDVPALPDIEFTAGLGALEHLHNAVDYLDNFLKELFARPDTRCSQHLLEFVDLIHYLDEVPTPPMIKLVSTTAGYNYAVSDCVVLENECSLIVAYEEKTFLSKLGKLWSFIELETLGAIKIFQYDEFEYKFVEKKCLTFTQKVRCICYDEDSKILVMGTDLGFIKRFRLLFKEDGFEFEEIDTLKLHENAILSIKIYDGHYYTSGYDGNIRKVNVKSNRVVAGGRLTKRLNGHKIMTATVEKDVMLVGSSDNDILSYYMEREIPVLVNTTKLLEPLDIRKILVSGKNVFISHGNTISCYPYNKINVDLSGNNSKPKLHSNTIELCTLVGSRNSNSSSNVEKTVNVSIPGANRTARFSPSSTTSILHTNKVYSIVVRSKNKQLIAGHDEVITIWCTSSGRMLFIWKAHRDEQVHFLHLMEKGDLLLSGGSDGRIRLWKLPEDEKLTLWTPS, encoded by the exons ATGGATCTCTCCAAATTCTCAGTTTCAGTAAAAAAAGGCAAATCGCATCGATTTCAGTATGAAATCAATATCGCATATAACTGTTGGAACTGGTCAA GGTACAGAACTTTCGCGGAATTTGAGGAACTTCAGCGTGATttggataaaaatttttgtGACGTTCCTGCGCTTCCAGATATCGAATTTACCGCAGGATTAGGAGCTCTAGAGCATCTCCACAACGCTGTAGATTATTTGGATAACTTTTTGAAG GAATTGTTTGCTAGACCAGATACAAGATGTAGTCAACATCTTTTGGAATTCGTTGATTTAATCCACTATCTTGATGAGGTTCCTACACCACCAATG ATTAAACTAGTTTCAACGACAGCTGGTTACAACTATGCAGTTTCAGACTGCGTTGTTCTGGAAAATGAATGCTCACTGATAGTCGCCTACGAA GAGAAAACATTCTTGAGTAAACTTGGTAAATTATGGTCTTTTATTGAACTGGAAACTCTAGGAGCAatcaaaatatttcaatacg ATGAgtttgaatataaatttgttgaaAAGAAGTGTTTAACATTTACACAAAAGGTTCGGTGTATTTGTTATGACGAGGACTCTAAAATATTGGTCATGGGCACAGATTTGGGTTTTATCAAACGTTTCCGACTCTTGTTTAAGGAGGATGGCTTTGAATTTGAGGAAATTGACACTTTAAAGCTCCACGAAAACGCCATACTgtcaattaaaatatacGATGGCCACTATTATACATCTGGCTATGATGGTAATATCAGAAAGGTCAATGTAAAGAGTAACCGAGTTGTAGCAGGAGGAAGGTTAACTAAACGTTTAAATGGTCATAAAATAATGACCGCTACAGTTGAAAAAGACGTGATGCTCGTAGGATCCTCAGATAATGACATATTATCGTATTATATGGAAAGGGAAATACCGGTACTGGTAAATACTACCAAATTGTTGGAGCCGCTTGATATCAGGAAGATTCTGGTGTCTGGAAAGAATGTTTTCATATCACACGGGAACACAATTTCATGTTACCCCtacaataaaattaacgTAGATTTATCAGGGAATAATAGTAAGCCTAAGTTACATTCAAATACAATTGAGTTGTGCACCCTAGTGGGTTCTAGGAATAGTAATAGCTCTTCTAATGTTGAAAAGACCGTGAATGTGAGCATACCAGGAGCTAACAGGACAGCGAGATTCTCACCGAGTTCAACCACCTCGATTTTACACACTAATAAAGTCTACTCAATAGTTGTAAGGAGCAAAAATAAACAACTAATCGCAGGCCACGAT GAAGTAATAACTATTTGGTGTACAAGCTCAGGTAGAATGTTGTTCATATGGAAGGCACACCGCGATGAG CAAGTTCACTTTCTACATCTGATGGAAAAAGGTGATTTACTCCTCTCTGGTGGATCAGATGGTAGGATTAGATTATGGAAACTCCCCGAAGATGAAAAGTTAACTCTCTGGACCCCATCCTAG